The following coding sequences are from one Bacteroides sp. window:
- a CDS encoding MarR family transcriptional regulator, which produces MQQFIIRNSFRIFNYLKINTIDMSAKEKIIKAFEQAGKPLKSGEVAELSGLEKNEVDKEIKKLTVSGTLYSPKRCFYDIKK; this is translated from the coding sequence TTGCAACAATTCATAATCAGGAATTCCTTCAGAATATTCAATTACTTAAAAATTAACACCATCGACATGAGTGCAAAGGAAAAAATTATTAAGGCATTTGAACAAGCAGGCAAGCCTCTTAAATCTGGCGAGGTGGCCGAATTGTCAGGACTGGAGAAAAATGAAGTAGATAAAGAGATCAAGAAACTGACCGTTTCGGGCACATTGTATTCACCCAAACGTTGCTTCTACGATATTAAGAAGTAA